From the unidentified bacterial endosymbiont genome, one window contains:
- a CDS encoding T3SS effector cysteine hydrolase SpvD family protein gives MKVSGHILSQDIMSHISLKNINSNDSNEVKRIKDALCIESKERTLYPQNLSRDDLKKMARYVNNTYVHYSGNCALLSACLHYNIHHRQDMLSSKNTASPTVGLDSANVDKVIFGKELNQSYYLNSIDEVEEEILNRYDINRESSFIIRAENYIVPIIGECGHSFNAIVICEYNKKPYIQFIDAWKTSNILPSLQEIKKHFPSSAGFYIRAYGEKHD, from the coding sequence ATGAAAGTATCTGGTCATATATTATCCCAAGACATAATGTCACATATAAGCTTAAAAAATATCAATAGTAATGATTCAAATGAAGTCAAGAGAATTAAAGATGCGCTCTGTATTGAATCAAAAGAAAGAACTTTGTATCCACAAAATTTGAGTCGAGATGATTTAAAAAAAATGGCTAGATATGTAAATAACACATACGTCCATTACTCTGGGAACTGCGCTTTATTATCAGCTTGTTTACATTACAACATCCATCACCGACAGGATATGTTGAGTTCGAAGAATACGGCCTCTCCTACAGTTGGATTAGATAGCGCCAATGTTGATAAAGTCATTTTTGGTAAGGAACTTAACCAATCATATTATTTAAATTCTATCGATGAGGTGGAAGAGGAAATCTTAAACCGTTATGACATTAATAGGGAAAGTTCTTTTATCATTCGCGCAGAGAACTACATAGTTCCAATAATTGGTGAATGTGGACATAGTTTCAACGCTATTGTTATATGTGAATATAATAAAAAGCCATATATTCAATTCATTGATGCCTGGAAAACATCCAATATCCTTCCAAGTTTACAAGAGATAAAAAAACACTTCCCTTCATCAGCGGGATTTTATATTAGAGCTTATGGTGAAAAACACGATTGA
- a CDS encoding DUF4158 domain-containing protein, whose protein sequence is MPVNFLSEDQKVGYGNYHGELTKETLARYFHLDDFDRMNISEKRGEQ, encoded by the coding sequence ATGCCGGTTAATTTTCTTTCCGAAGATCAAAAAGTAGGTTACGGTAACTATCATGGCGAACTGACAAAGGAAACACTGGCTCGCTATTTTCACCTTGATGATTTTGACCGGATGAATATTTCAGAAAAACGGGGAGAACAGTAG
- a CDS encoding inclusion body family protein: MDTEDKSIVNASNMFIYVHALIDTDRIRKKYPVLSQDKNNPTWINDTSLIQLTVSDCREVISGQGTANLKFKANVNDIVSFTGMSVYANSDDAAIVYKIEHVRGDRVFNPFRQNIFIRKEAVIPDVNSADGLPAKYKEMTFSQFSSSISKSGSEDFTINFALYKLDGLGQRQILVGYGRLDPTIVVN, from the coding sequence ATGGATACGGAAGACAAAAGCATTGTCAATGCAAGTAATATGTTTATTTATGTGCATGCGTTAATTGATACTGATCGTATTAGAAAAAAATATCCGGTACTCAGTCAGGATAAAAATAATCCAACCTGGATTAATGATACAAGTTTGATCCAATTGACTGTATCAGATTGTCGTGAAGTTATTTCAGGGCAAGGGACTGCGAATCTGAAATTTAAAGCTAATGTTAACGACATAGTTTCATTTACGGGAATGTCTGTATACGCCAACTCAGATGATGCTGCAATTGTATATAAAATAGAACATGTTAGAGGTGATCGGGTATTTAATCCGTTTCGGCAAAATATCTTTATCCGAAAGGAGGCCGTTATTCCTGATGTGAATTCCGCTGACGGTTTACCCGCGAAATATAAGGAAATGACATTTAGTCAATTTAGCTCCTCTATTTCTAAATCTGGTTCGGAAGATTTCACTATTAATTTTGCTCTCTATAAGCTTGATGGCTTAGGACAACGGCAGATATTGGTTGGTTATGGCCGTCTTGATCCAACTATCGTTGTCAATTAA
- a CDS encoding autotransporter domain-containing protein, whose product MPLIINGGTAAAGTLTGLTGIGNITITRSDVILGSGALVLNDNISAVSGRVLNDAATLQVNNNISISGDYHQNAAATLISGISDLVAADGSTQRDFGYGRLNVSGNATIDAGSHVNLLRTGSTYNFADGQRYVVVSAAGANSQFNAEQLNYKAVGYAGAVKGSVYDDGVSKTLVITLGTEPVVTPPVVTPEPTRPVLATMPGAKAALGGLANYTGIASPQLLELYNASLAIKGEREANRVGERLSAAQNLNTRLAAAIATSTAQAVVGAHIDAVRNPSSAGASGVATGDDYESNWIVWGQPFGDYAHQDSTAEVSGYTAKFGGLILGADRALADDWRMGAALNYSNTSVRGKDNLSGNTSTADNYGVIGYAGYAGNPGYLNLSAGLNRQSYSAVRRADFTGFSGSANGKFNGQSITLQSELGYPLRLPANVILTPHAGLTYGYQHVDGYKETGGSGMALDVSSSHTQSVVSEIGTRIEKTFSTGLGNLTPFAQVTWLHQYDNRQASSHATYAADTVGETGFISRGAAPVEDMASVTVGSTLYSENTLNLDARYDLQAGARYQTHTFSLRLRKMF is encoded by the coding sequence ATGCCGTTAATCATTAACGGTGGCACGGCCGCTGCTGGTACTTTAACCGGGTTAACGGGTATCGGTAATATCACCATCACTCGTTCAGATGTGATATTGGGTTCCGGTGCGTTGGTGCTCAACGATAATATCAGTGCAGTAAGTGGACGCGTGCTCAACGATGCCGCGACCCTGCAGGTCAACAATAACATCAGCATCTCCGGCGATTATCACCAGAATGCAGCAGCGACCCTTATCTCTGGCATTTCAGACCTGGTCGCGGCGGATGGCAGCACACAGCGCGATTTCGGCTATGGGCGGCTGAACGTGAGCGGCAATGCGACGATCGATGCCGGATCACATGTAAATCTGCTGCGCACCGGTAGTACCTACAATTTTGCCGATGGGCAGCGCTACGTGGTCGTTAGCGCCGCAGGGGCGAACTCTCAGTTCAACGCAGAGCAACTAAATTATAAAGCCGTTGGTTATGCCGGGGCGGTTAAAGGGTCGGTGTACGATGACGGCGTCAGTAAAACGCTGGTCATAACGTTAGGGACTGAACCTGTTGTCACACCGCCGGTGGTCACGCCGGAACCGACCCGACCGGTACTTGCAACGATGCCAGGGGCGAAAGCGGCTCTGGGTGGCCTCGCAAATTACACAGGGATCGCTTCACCGCAGTTGCTTGAGCTTTATAACGCCTCTCTGGCGATTAAAGGGGAGCGGGAAGCAAACCGTGTTGGCGAGCGTCTGTCGGCTGCGCAAAACCTCAACACCCGTTTGGCTGCGGCAATCGCAACGTCAACGGCGCAGGCGGTAGTTGGCGCTCATATTGATGCAGTACGTAACCCGAGCAGCGCTGGCGCAAGTGGGGTTGCAACCGGTGATGATTACGAAAGCAACTGGATAGTCTGGGGCCAGCCGTTTGGCGATTATGCCCACCAGGACAGCACTGCAGAGGTAAGTGGTTACACGGCTAAATTTGGCGGGTTGATCCTCGGGGCCGATCGCGCCCTGGCTGATGACTGGCGAATGGGCGCCGCGCTGAACTATAGCAACACCTCCGTGCGTGGCAAAGATAACCTCAGCGGCAACACCTCAACTGCGGATAACTATGGTGTGATTGGCTACGCGGGATACGCGGGCAATCCCGGGTATCTGAACCTGTCCGCTGGCCTCAACCGTCAGAGCTACAGCGCCGTGCGTCGGGCTGACTTTACCGGTTTCTCCGGCTCGGCTAACGGTAAATTCAACGGTCAGTCCATCACCCTGCAGAGTGAGTTAGGTTACCCGCTCAGACTGCCGGCTAACGTGATACTTACGCCGCATGCCGGCCTGACTTACGGCTACCAACATGTGGATGGCTATAAAGAAACGGGTGGTAGCGGTATGGCACTCGACGTTAGCAGCAGTCACACGCAGTCGGTTGTCAGCGAAATCGGTACCCGCATTGAGAAAACGTTCTCTACGGGACTGGGTAACCTGACGCCGTTTGCTCAGGTGACCTGGCTGCACCAGTACGATAATCGTCAGGCCAGCAGCCATGCGACTTACGCCGCAGATACGGTGGGTGAAACCGGTTTTATCTCCCGAGGCGCCGCGCCGGTAGAGGATATGGCTAGCGTTACCGTTGGTAGTACGCTCTACAGCGAAAATACGCTGAACCTGGATGCTCGCTATGATCTTCAGGCGGGCGCGCGCTACCAGACGCATACCTTTAGCCTGCGTTTACGCAAGATGTTCTAG
- a CDS encoding Fic family protein, with translation MAQFNHFELSLLNPSFDSPLVDALTELELLRHLRLETDVHPILFAQLKAVFHMLESLGSARIEGNHTTLADYVESKVEGTQSSTDQLKEINNIEAAMEYIDEYLNDGDAITEYFIRELHSLAVVGLQQEGDRTPGAYRQHNVSIAQSDHLPPDHIRVADYMAELTAFINRADKPKYDLMKIALVHHRFGWIHPFGNGNGRTVRLLTYALLIKYGFNVQTGGRVLNPTAVFCNDRERYYAMLSLADKGTEQGLEKWCLYVLSGISSELKKVDQLTNHAFLSEKILHPAIDFSSERGLINPLESKVLKRAVELGTIKAGDLRAVLPDLKPTQVTYQLGKLIERGLLQPVEEGARTYTAKFSNSYLIRGVIKVLREEGFIPDL, from the coding sequence ATGGCTCAATTTAATCACTTTGAACTCTCGCTTCTGAACCCCAGCTTTGACTCCCCTTTGGTCGATGCGCTGACGGAGCTGGAGTTACTCCGGCACCTGCGGCTGGAAACCGATGTTCACCCTATCCTGTTTGCGCAGTTGAAGGCCGTTTTCCACATGCTTGAGAGTCTTGGCTCTGCAAGGATTGAGGGAAACCACACCACGCTTGCCGACTATGTTGAAAGTAAGGTTGAAGGAACGCAGAGTTCGACGGACCAGCTTAAAGAAATCAACAATATTGAAGCTGCGATGGAGTACATAGACGAATACCTGAACGATGGCGATGCGATAACGGAGTATTTTATCCGCGAGTTGCATAGTCTGGCAGTAGTCGGCTTGCAACAGGAAGGCGACAGAACGCCCGGCGCATATCGGCAACATAACGTCAGCATTGCTCAGTCTGACCATTTGCCGCCGGACCACATCCGCGTTGCTGATTATATGGCGGAACTGACTGCCTTCATTAACCGTGCCGATAAGCCAAAGTACGATCTGATGAAGATTGCACTGGTGCATCACCGCTTTGGCTGGATACATCCCTTTGGCAATGGTAATGGCAGAACGGTCAGACTGCTGACCTATGCGTTGCTTATCAAATATGGTTTTAATGTTCAGACTGGCGGGAGGGTTCTCAATCCGACAGCGGTATTCTGTAACGATCGTGAACGCTATTACGCCATGCTTTCTTTAGCCGATAAGGGAACAGAGCAGGGGCTGGAAAAATGGTGTTTATATGTGCTTTCGGGGATCTCCTCTGAGCTGAAGAAAGTTGATCAACTGACAAACCACGCTTTTCTGAGTGAAAAAATCCTGCATCCGGCTATCGATTTTTCATCGGAGAGAGGATTGATAAACCCGCTGGAATCGAAGGTTCTGAAACGTGCCGTCGAACTGGGAACGATAAAAGCGGGCGATCTCCGCGCCGTTTTGCCAGACCTGAAACCGACGCAGGTGACTTATCAGCTTGGTAAGTTGATTGAGCGGGGACTGCTCCAGCCAGTAGAAGAAGGGGCTCGTACCTATACGGCGAAATTTTCTAACTCGTATCTGATACGTGGGGTGATTAAGGTACTGCGGGAAGAAGGGTTTATTCCTGATTTGTAA
- a CDS encoding DNA-binding protein: MTATKNVKSQISKNDYPAAVDHNAAMIKELRADPDYANAYLANALEDINEPGGLGGFLVALRQVIEARGGISEAAKKSGLARQSIYRALSPNGNPTITTLAQLAAVAGLQFTLSKSSH; this comes from the coding sequence ATGACAGCCACCAAAAATGTGAAGTCACAGATTAGCAAAAATGATTATCCGGCAGCCGTTGATCACAACGCCGCCATGATTAAAGAACTACGCGCTGATCCTGATTATGCAAACGCTTATCTTGCAAATGCCCTAGAAGACATTAACGAGCCTGGGGGCTTAGGCGGTTTTCTTGTTGCGTTACGTCAGGTAATCGAGGCGCGAGGAGGTATTTCCGAAGCCGCTAAAAAATCTGGCCTTGCCCGCCAGAGTATCTATCGAGCATTATCCCCGAACGGGAACCCGACGATCACAACACTGGCACAACTTGCAGCAGTAGCCGGGTTACAATTCACTCTCAGCAAATCCAGCCACTAA
- a CDS encoding IS5 family transposase — protein sequence MAKQKFKITNWSAYNKALRQRGSLTVWLDESAIATWTEKAQPERRGRPLHYTDMAITTVLMMKRVFNLPLRALQGFVDSIFKQMALPLRCPDYSLISKRAKSANINIKTPTRGEISHLVIDSTGLKVFGEGEWKVRQHGSDRRRVWRKLHLAADSVTHEIICADLSLSGTTDAQALPGLINQTHRKIREASADGAYDTRYCHDVLLRKIIRPLIPPRSGAQYWPDKYHERNHAVANQHLSGSNSVKKKVSYHRRSVAETAMFRIKTLLGGHLSLRDYDAQVGEAMAMVKALNRMTLLGMPHSVRSA from the coding sequence ATGGCAAAGCAAAAATTTAAAATCACCAACTGGTCAGCCTACAACAAAGCGCTCAGACAGCGCGGTTCTCTGACGGTCTGGCTTGATGAGTCCGCCATTGCTACATGGACAGAGAAAGCACAGCCTGAACGTCGCGGACGACCGCTTCACTACACCGATATGGCTATCACTACGGTTCTGATGATGAAGCGCGTGTTCAACCTGCCACTCCGGGCTTTACAGGGCTTTGTTGACTCAATTTTTAAACAGATGGCTCTGCCGCTGCGCTGCCCGGACTACTCTCTGATCAGCAAACGCGCAAAGAGCGCCAACATCAACATAAAAACCCCCACACGTGGTGAAATTTCGCACCTCGTCATCGACAGTACAGGCCTGAAAGTCTTCGGCGAAGGCGAATGGAAAGTCAGGCAGCACGGGTCTGACAGGCGCAGAGTGTGGCGTAAGCTTCATCTGGCCGCAGACAGTGTGACGCACGAGATTATCTGTGCCGATTTATCGCTCAGCGGTACGACAGATGCGCAGGCACTGCCGGGGCTGATTAACCAGACTCACCGGAAAATCCGGGAGGCCTCGGCAGACGGCGCTTATGACACGCGCTATTGCCATGATGTGTTATTGAGGAAAATAATCAGGCCGCTAATCCCGCCACGAAGCGGTGCGCAATACTGGCCAGACAAGTACCATGAACGTAACCACGCTGTGGCGAATCAGCATCTAAGTGGCAGTAATAGTGTCAAAAAGAAAGTGAGCTATCACCGTCGTTCAGTGGCAGAAACCGCGATGTTCCGTATCAAAACGTTACTGGGTGGCCATCTGAGCTTGCGGGACTATGACGCGCAGGTGGGAGAAGCAATGGCGATGGTCAAAGCGCTAAACCGAATGACGTTGTTGGGTATGCCGCACAGCGTCCGGAGCGCATAA
- a CDS encoding fimbrial biogenesis chaperone, with the protein MRGGHLLTCLFLLIAGMHTASASIIPGGTRVIFPEANREVSLSIRNADKATDYLVQSWLDNENDGNTARVPFVITPPLFRLDREKESILRIAITGASLPADRESLYWLSIKGIAATPKNQEQNHLQVVVRHRLKLIYRPRALNSQGAAEAYKSLQFRRQGQTLIINNPTPYYVSFFSLKVGGVSVDNPGMVPPFGEHRVSASGSGVIEWQSVNDFGAGSPVARQ; encoded by the coding sequence ATGCGCGGTGGTCATCTCTTAACCTGCCTGTTTTTACTTATTGCCGGCATGCATACTGCGTCGGCCAGCATTATCCCCGGAGGGACACGGGTTATTTTCCCTGAGGCGAACAGGGAGGTGTCGTTATCCATTCGAAACGCGGATAAGGCAACCGACTATCTTGTCCAGTCATGGCTGGATAATGAGAATGACGGTAATACGGCCAGAGTCCCTTTTGTTATCACCCCTCCCCTGTTCAGACTGGATCGTGAAAAGGAAAGCATTCTGCGGATCGCCATTACCGGCGCGTCTTTACCTGCCGACCGGGAATCCCTTTACTGGCTCAGTATTAAAGGGATTGCCGCCACGCCAAAAAATCAGGAGCAGAATCATCTCCAGGTCGTCGTCCGCCACCGCCTTAAACTGATCTACCGGCCACGGGCATTAAACAGTCAGGGGGCGGCTGAAGCCTACAAGTCACTGCAGTTCCGGCGTCAGGGCCAGACCCTTATTATCAACAACCCCACGCCTTACTACGTCTCCTTTTTCAGTCTTAAAGTCGGGGGCGTCAGCGTTGATAATCCAGGCATGGTTCCCCCGTTCGGGGAACACCGGGTCAGCGCATCCGGCAGTGGCGTTATCGAATGGCAATCCGTTAACGACTTCGGCGCGGGCAGTCCGGTAGCCCGCCAGTAG
- a CDS encoding fimbrial protein codes for MFLKKSLLTVALFSSFAFTAANAADGTITINGEIIAAGCEVTTTDQTQTISLGTVAESSFGAVGSTASSASFSISMENCPAALTNARVVFDGNRDSSDSSLLQVDGGAAGVAIAVFDARNDSRVPLGVASNPATVTGQNATLDFNARYQKTAATITPGQANGVLRFTVQYQ; via the coding sequence ATGTTTTTAAAAAAATCACTTTTAACCGTCGCCCTGTTTTCCTCCTTTGCGTTCACAGCCGCTAATGCCGCTGACGGAACCATTACCATTAACGGGGAAATCATTGCCGCCGGATGTGAAGTCACCACAACCGACCAGACGCAGACCATTTCTCTGGGAACCGTTGCTGAAAGTTCATTTGGGGCTGTAGGCTCTACGGCCAGCTCAGCTTCATTCAGTATCAGTATGGAAAATTGCCCGGCAGCATTAACCAATGCCCGCGTTGTGTTTGACGGTAACCGTGATTCCAGCGACTCTTCTCTTCTGCAGGTCGATGGTGGCGCAGCCGGCGTGGCCATTGCCGTCTTCGACGCCCGTAATGATTCCCGGGTTCCGCTGGGCGTGGCGTCAAATCCGGCCACGGTGACAGGGCAAAACGCCACGCTTGACTTTAATGCCCGTTACCAAAAGACCGCCGCGACTATTACCCCGGGTCAGGCAAATGGTGTGCTACGATTTACCGTGCAGTATCAGTAA
- a CDS encoding fimbrial protein has translation MVISGLCARLAFLKAVAASVLIMVTGAANAECLPVALQEQVIDMGEVVFTPDINPGILKVVKIEYPSVVLGDDAGCRLTPVLWFTSHLPVLRRFAVYLTSSEAGFISSNWDRIIVITSNGNSRFLSANSIGTDSIREITGGHAYGVVTTTSAGNSLPFSGAYRQPIYEVSNEAGQVVWRVVISGTGIYIPVYLTTDNVNVTLPPILSTDLQGPGSVAGRTVIPLSIISENVVSQNFISFDANTVTSGNIIIPDHGADTGVGFQIVNTSSGTPVQLGQPQLVPGNINGVFENFSVQYIQVADSVNGGQVSAVVTMTLTYQ, from the coding sequence ATGGTAATATCAGGTCTCTGTGCCAGGCTGGCATTTTTGAAGGCGGTGGCTGCAAGTGTATTAATAATGGTAACTGGCGCGGCTAACGCTGAATGCCTTCCGGTGGCACTGCAGGAACAGGTCATTGATATGGGGGAGGTTGTGTTCACCCCAGATATTAACCCTGGTATACTTAAAGTTGTTAAAATAGAATATCCTTCTGTTGTGTTAGGCGATGATGCCGGATGCCGCCTTACCCCGGTCTTATGGTTTACCAGTCATCTGCCGGTTCTACGGCGCTTTGCCGTTTATTTAACTAGTAGCGAGGCGGGTTTTATCTCATCTAACTGGGACCGGATTATAGTCATCACCAGCAACGGAAATTCACGTTTCTTATCCGCCAACTCCATAGGAACTGATTCCATTCGTGAAATTACGGGCGGCCACGCATATGGTGTGGTAACGACAACGAGCGCAGGAAACTCACTGCCGTTTTCCGGAGCTTACAGGCAGCCAATATATGAGGTTTCGAATGAAGCTGGGCAGGTCGTCTGGAGAGTGGTAATTTCAGGTACAGGAATATATATTCCTGTCTACCTGACCACTGATAACGTAAATGTCACCTTGCCTCCGATATTATCAACTGACTTACAGGGTCCGGGTTCTGTTGCGGGCAGAACCGTAATACCGCTCAGTATTATATCGGAGAATGTTGTTTCGCAAAACTTTATCAGCTTCGATGCCAACACGGTCACGAGTGGCAACATCATTATTCCTGACCACGGGGCTGATACCGGCGTGGGATTTCAGATTGTGAATACCTCATCGGGTACGCCCGTTCAACTGGGGCAGCCTCAGTTAGTCCCAGGGAATATTAACGGTGTTTTTGAAAATTTCAGTGTCCAGTATATCCAGGTCGCAGACAGCGTAAATGGCGGCCAGGTTTCTGCTGTGGTGACAATGACGTTGACCTATCAGTAG
- a CDS encoding fimbria/pilus outer membrane usher protein, whose protein sequence is MIRNNNISLLILVGAGLISSEGKGEMHFNPAALRLGPGSPTIEDLSMFERGAQSPGRYRVDIYVNNAFQGTRDVEFVTDNDRLAPVLTVGYWRTLGVKENAFPAVLKENAVVSDPGLYISGASARLDINQLRLDLSVPQAALDFRARDAIDPALWDNGVPAFLLNYGINSNNIWQEDTTSNHLFLRLDSGLNLGAWRLRNNATYTRNVSQYTENSEESGRRVRRSDGDGWNSLNTFLQRDIPSLTGRLTLGQSSTPGDLFDSVQFQGIQIASDDSMLPDSLRGFAPVVRGIARSNAQVTVRQNGQVIYQTAVAPGNFEIRDLYPTANSGNLDVTIREEDGSENTFIQPFSAVPGMQRDGNWRYAFTAGRYRSWGDNIREPDFAQGTLQYGLSNSTTMYGGSIFSADYTSGLLGIGQGLGNLGSVSFDVTHARTQFDSTLTRTGESYRLQYAKDVMQSGTSLVLGGYRYSGTGFYSFNEANEALPRTAGDDDTLELWRRTHNKRSRLQAQVTQNLGQYGSLSLSAYQQDYYNDSGTERTLLLRYGITLQGASYTLSLSDTRSPISDNNRQIFFSVSVPLERWLAGSRVSYSMSADNRSRIRNDVGLSGTMLDNRLSWSAREGYASRGEGNSGGVSSSYSGTYGRASAGYSYNTDSQQLNAGLNGGIVVHPWGVTLSQPLGDTMVLVRVPDGAGIDVKNQRGVRTDWRGYTVVPYVSAYRRNNVALRTESLPDEVELEEPVQTVIPTRGALVVADYQANVGARVLATVSYRGKPVPFGANASLWVQEKNVSNSFVGDNGDIYLSGVPERSQLHVQWGKSPEQQCTGEVILSPAQKGERFRTAQIDCR, encoded by the coding sequence ATGATAAGAAACAACAACATCAGCCTTCTCATTCTGGTTGGCGCGGGGCTTATCTCATCTGAGGGAAAGGGCGAGATGCACTTCAACCCGGCAGCGCTTCGGCTGGGCCCGGGCAGCCCGACCATTGAGGATCTCAGTATGTTTGAACGCGGCGCCCAGTCCCCCGGGCGTTATCGCGTTGATATCTATGTTAATAATGCGTTTCAGGGTACCCGGGACGTTGAGTTTGTTACCGATAATGACCGGCTCGCGCCTGTCCTGACTGTCGGGTACTGGCGCACCCTGGGGGTGAAAGAAAACGCGTTTCCTGCGGTGCTGAAAGAGAATGCCGTGGTGAGCGACCCCGGCCTTTATATTTCCGGAGCCAGCGCACGGCTGGACATCAACCAGCTCCGCCTCGACCTCAGTGTTCCGCAGGCAGCCCTTGATTTTCGGGCCAGGGACGCCATCGACCCGGCGTTATGGGATAACGGGGTGCCCGCATTTCTGCTCAACTATGGCATTAACAGCAATAATATCTGGCAGGAGGACACGACCAGCAATCATCTGTTTTTACGTCTGGACAGCGGCCTGAATCTGGGCGCCTGGCGTCTGCGAAATAACGCAACCTATACCCGCAACGTCAGTCAGTACACTGAAAACAGTGAAGAGTCCGGCCGGCGTGTCCGGCGCAGTGATGGCGACGGATGGAACAGCCTTAATACCTTTCTGCAGCGGGATATCCCCTCCCTGACCGGCCGGCTCACGCTTGGACAGTCCTCTACCCCCGGCGATTTGTTCGACAGCGTACAGTTTCAGGGGATCCAGATCGCCTCGGATGATTCGATGCTGCCGGACAGCCTCAGGGGGTTTGCCCCGGTCGTGAGGGGGATTGCCCGCAGTAATGCGCAGGTGACAGTCAGACAGAACGGCCAGGTTATTTACCAGACCGCGGTGGCGCCCGGAAATTTTGAAATCCGGGATCTGTATCCCACCGCCAACAGCGGCAATCTGGACGTGACGATCCGGGAAGAAGACGGCAGTGAAAATACTTTCATCCAGCCCTTTTCTGCGGTTCCCGGCATGCAGCGTGACGGAAACTGGCGCTATGCCTTTACTGCCGGGCGCTACCGTTCCTGGGGAGATAATATCCGTGAGCCTGATTTTGCCCAGGGTACGCTCCAGTATGGCCTGAGTAACAGCACCACAATGTATGGCGGAAGTATTTTCTCCGCTGACTATACCTCCGGATTACTGGGCATCGGTCAGGGGCTGGGTAACCTCGGCTCGGTGTCATTCGACGTCACCCATGCCAGAACGCAGTTTGACTCCACGCTGACCCGAACGGGGGAGTCTTACCGCCTGCAGTACGCCAAGGATGTTATGCAAAGCGGCACTTCTCTGGTACTCGGCGGATACCGCTATTCCGGCACGGGATTCTACTCGTTTAATGAAGCAAATGAGGCGCTGCCCCGCACTGCCGGGGATGATGACACACTGGAGTTATGGCGACGGACGCATAACAAACGCAGCAGACTTCAGGCTCAGGTAACTCAGAATTTGGGGCAGTATGGCTCCCTAAGTCTCTCTGCGTACCAGCAGGATTACTATAACGACAGCGGAACAGAGCGTACCCTGCTGCTGAGATATGGTATCACCCTGCAGGGAGCCAGTTACACCCTGAGTCTCAGCGACACCCGTTCCCCGATTAGCGATAACAACCGCCAGATTTTTTTCAGCGTTTCCGTCCCGCTTGAACGATGGCTGGCCGGCTCACGGGTCAGCTACAGCATGAGCGCGGATAACCGCAGCCGGATACGCAATGACGTCGGGCTGAGCGGAACGATGCTCGACAACCGTCTGAGCTGGAGCGCGCGTGAAGGGTATGCCAGCAGGGGCGAAGGAAACAGCGGCGGGGTAAGCAGTTCTTACAGCGGTACCTATGGCCGGGCCAGCGCGGGTTACAGCTACAACACCGACAGCCAGCAGCTGAATGCAGGCCTGAACGGCGGTATCGTGGTGCACCCCTGGGGCGTGACGTTGTCTCAGCCTCTCGGGGATACCATGGTACTGGTACGCGTCCCTGACGGGGCCGGCATCGATGTGAAGAACCAGCGCGGGGTGCGCACGGACTGGCGTGGGTATACCGTGGTGCCGTACGTGTCGGCCTACCGAAGAAACAACGTGGCGCTCCGTACGGAATCCCTGCCGGATGAGGTGGAACTTGAGGAGCCAGTCCAGACGGTCATCCCGACACGTGGCGCACTGGTGGTGGCGGACTACCAGGCGAACGTGGGGGCCAGGGTTCTGGCGACGGTCAGCTACCGGGGTAAGCCCGTGCCGTTCGGTGCCAACGCCTCACTCTGGGTCCAGGAAAAGAATGTCAGCAACAGTTTTGTGGGGGATAACGGTGACATCTATCTGAGCGGCGTGCCGGAACGGAGCCAGCTGCACGTGCAGTGGGGCAAAAGCCCGGAGCAGCAGTGTACGGGAGAGGTAATACTTAGTCCTGCTCAGAAAGGGGAGCGCTTCAGAACGGCACAGATTGACTGTCGCTGA